In Phycisphaerae bacterium RAS2, the DNA window CCCTGCGGCACACCTTCGCCACGCACATGCTGAACAACGGCGCCGACCTGCGAAGCGTGCAGGAGCTGCTCGGCCACCAGTCGATCAGCACGACGCAGGTCTATACGCACCTGACCACGTCGGCCCTGAAGAAGGAATACGACGAAAGCCATCCGCGAGCATAACGCTCCGGAGCGATTCGCCGATTTTTTTCGTGGGACATTCAACGGGCGGGTGATGCGATGGAGTCGCGTCACCCGCCTGTTTCGTTAGGGCGGCCCTAGATCAGTTTCTCTTCCTCGCGCAGGATGCGCACGAGTTCCTTGGCCATGTCGGCCGGCTCGCCGGAGAGCTTGCGGCCCGGCGGTCGGGGAGGCGGAGGGGCGAACTCGCCCATTCGCGTGCCGACGGCATCGGCCGAGAGGTCCGCAGCCGCCAATCCGAGTGCAGCGGCGTTCTTGGTATCGACCGGTCGCTTCTTGGCTTTCATAAGCCCGGGCAGCGACGGATAGCGCGGCTCGCACAGGCCTTTTTCGATCGTCAACAGCGCGGGCAACTGCACTTGCACGACTTCCTCGGCGCCCTCGATGCGCCGGCGGACGGTCGCGCTCTTGAAGCCGTCGCCCCATTCAATGGCCGTGACCGCGCCGACGTGCGGCCAATTGAGCATTTCCGCGAGGGCGGGGCCAAGTTGACCGCTGTCGTAATCAATCGCGTGCTTGCCGGCGAAGATCAGTTCGTAGCCGCCGTCCTTGATCGCCGCGGCAATGGCCCGCGCCGAAGCCAGTTCATCGAGGGTGTTGAACGCATCGTCGCAGAGATGGACGCCGTGGTCCGCGCCCATGGCGTAGGCCGTACGAATGACGTCGACCGCAGCCGTGGGGCCGAGAGTCAGCACGGTGATTTCGACGCCCGCGCCGGGGTTCTTCTCCTTGAATTGCAGCGCGGCCTCGACGGCGAACTCGCAGAACGGGTTCATCACGAACTTCACACCGGCGGTCTCGATGCCGCTGCCGTCGGCCTTGACCTTGATGTTGGTCGTGGACTCGGGGACGTATTTCGCGAGGACAAGCACTTTCATGGTTCCACCCTGTTACAGTGTCTTGAGCAGCACATCCGCCAAGTCGGCGATGCCTTCGCCGTGCGAGGCGACGGTCTTGATGACCGGCCGTTTGCTGCCGAGCGTTTCGCGAATCTGCGCATCGAGGCGGTCGGCGCCGGGCAGATCGGCCTTGTTGATGACGAATACGTTCGCGACTTCGGTGATGCCGGCCTTGTCGAGTTGCAGTTCATCGCCCGCGCCGGGCATGAGCAGCAGCACAACGGGGCGGGCAAGCTTGCGCACGGTCACGTCGTTCTGGCCCGCGCCGACGGTCTCGATGATGACGACATCGTATTTCGCATGCCGCAGCGCGCGGACCATGCCGCCGGTGGTCGGCGCGAGACCGCCCAGTTCGCCGCGGCTGGCGGACGATCGCAGGAAGACGCCCTCGTCGCCGGCGTTTTGCGTCATGCGAGCGCGATCGCCCAGCAAAGCGCCGCCGGTGATCGGGCTGGCCGGATCAACCGCCAGCACGGCCACGCGCTTGTCCCGGCTGCGCAATTCCTTGAGCAGGCGACCGATGAGTGTGCTCTTGCCCACACCGGGCGCGCCGGTCATGCCGACAACGATCGTGGGGTGTTTGGATTCGGGAATCCGCCTGGCCGGTTCTTCTTGACCGGCGTCGTTTTCGACCCAGGTAAGCAACCGCCCCGTCGCCGCCCGGCTGCCCTTAGCGGCCTCGGTGACCAGCAAATCAAGCGCGCCGTCTCGGGGGCGCTTCGCGCGGGCGGCGCGAGCCTGTTCCTGAATGGTAGAGACAATCGCCGACATCGAGCTTTCGGTCTCGAGGATGGCGCTGACGCCGACGGCCTTCATCGCCGGCACGTCGTCGTGCGGAATGATGCCGCCGATGACGACGGGCATGTCGGCACGGCCGTGGGCCTGCATCTCCTGCATGATGATCGGGACAAGTGTCATGTGCGCGGCGCTATGGAAGCTGACGCCCAGGACGTCGGCGTCTTCCTCGACGGCTGCTTTCGCCGCGCCGGCGGGGGTCTGCCAGAGGCCGGTGTAAATGACTTCCATGCCGGCGTCGCGCAGGCCGCGGGCCAGCACCTTCACGCCGCGGTCGTGGCCGTCCAGCCCGACCTTGGCCAGCAGGATTCGCGTGGGAGTTTCCTTCATCGCGCCGATCGCCCCGGTGACGAAAACGGCCGCTTCGCTTTGAAACGGCCGAGCGGAGCATTGTCGCCGAGGGGGGAGAGAGCGCCAAGGGGGCGGGGCACAATGGTTATCATGGCAACCAGCGCGGTCGGCCATCCCGTGCAATGCGTGGCGCGCCGAGCGATGCAAACCGCGCCAGACGCGAAAAGGGCGACAAACCGTTCAGGGCCTTTCGAGGCTGGCGAGTATCGCCTGCGTTGCTCGCTTCAAGCCAGGTAGTTCGGACTGCGTAATCTGCCACACCGCGGCGATGTCAACTCCCATGTAATTGTGAATCAAGACGTCGCGCAGGCCGGCGATCCGCCGCCAGGGGATATCGCGGTGTTTGTCGCGGAGCTCGCCCGAAACCTGCTTGGCGGCCTCGCCGATGATCTCAAGCTGGCGAATCGTCGCATCCTGCCAATGGGGTGTGGCCAGGAACGCTTCGCGCCCCACGGCCGTGTATTGCTCGATGCGCATCATTGCGTCGAGCATGTGCCGAAGATACAGGGCATCGGACTTCATATTGCAATCGCTTCTCGCAGGACGGAGTCGCGCAAATAGGGACTCAACGCCGCCTCGGTCACCACATCCACCCGGCAACCGAGGGCGTCTTCCAGATCCTGTTTAATCGCAACAACGTCCAGCAGGCTGCGACCCGGCTCCAGGTCAATCAGAATGTCAAGATCGCTGAACGGCCCGGCCGCCCCGCGCGCGCGCGAGCCGAACACACGCACGTTGCTCGCGCCGTGCGCGGCAGCAATCTCGCGAATGCGCCGATTCTGATCAGGGGACTGACCGTCCAGTACCATTGCACCCTTTCCATGCCCGCCTTTGGCGGCATCGACGAGTATTATTATACCTCAGCGGCAGGTTGCGCGATTCTATTCCTCGCTCGTATCCAGCACGGCCATGAAGGCCGATTGCGGGATGGCCACGCTGCCGACCTGTTTCATGCGCTTCTTGCCTTCCTTCTGCTTCTCCAGCAGCTTGCGCTTGCGGGAGATGTCGCCACCGTAGCATTTGGCGGTGACGTCCTTTCGCACGGGCTTGATCGTCTCGCGGGCGATGATCTTGTTGCCGATGGCAGCCTGGATGGGAATCTCAAACAGGTGGCGGGAGATTTCCTTCTTCAGCCGTGAGATCAGCCGTCGGCCGCGCATCTCGGCGCGCGAGCGGTGCACGATTACCGACAGCGCGTCCACGGGCGAGCCGTTCACGAGGATGTTCAGCTTCACGAGATCGTCGGGCCGGAAATCGATCAGCTCGTAATCCATCGTCGCGTAGCCGCTGGTGACGCTTTTGAGCCGGTCGAAGTAATCGTAGATCACTTCCGCCAGCGGGAACTCGTAAGTCATCACGACGCGCTCGGTGGAAAGATAATCTGTCTTTTTGTGAATGCCTCGCCGCTCCTCGCTCAACTTCATCACATTGCCGATGTATTTCGACGGCAGGATGATCTCCGCGCGGATGTACGGCTCGCGAATCTCCTCGATCTTCTCCACCTGGGGCAGGTCGGCGGGCGACTCGATCAGCTCCACGCGGCCATCGTTGTGCAGCACCTCGAACCCGACCGTCGGCGCGGTCTGCACAAGGTCGACGTCGCTCTCGCGCTCCAGCCGTTCCTGGATGATCTTCATGTGCAACAGGCCGAGGAAACCACATCGAAACCCGATGCCGAGCGCGGCACTGTTGGTCGGCTGGAAGTTGAAACTCGAATCGTTCAGCCACAGCTTTTCCATGGCTTCGCGCAGCTGCGCGCTGGTTGTGCCCGGGCCGGGGTAGAAATCGCAGAACACCATCTGCTGCGGCGGCTTGTAACCCGGCAGCGGCGCGTCGCACGGGCGGGATTCGCTCGTCACCGTCTCGCCGATGTTCACGTCGTGGATCGTCTTGATGTTCGCGAAGAGGTAGCCCACCTCGCCGGACGACAGCGACGCCGCGCTTGTGATCTTCGGTGTGAAGACGCCGACATCACTCACCTGGTACGTCCGCCCGGCCGCCATTAACCGCACTTTGTCGCCCTTCGTGATGGCGCCGTCCACGACGCGCATGTGACACACGACGCCGCGATGCACGTCGACCTTCGCGTCGTAGATCAGGGCTTTGAGGGGGGCCTTCCGGTCGCCGACCGGCGCGGGGATGCGTTCCACGACGGCGCGGAGGATTTCATCAACACCGATGCCCGACTTGGCCGACGCGAAGATGGACTCGTTCGCCGAGGTTCCCAGCACATGCTCCAGTTCCAGGGCGATGTCCTCGGGCCGCGCGGCGGGCAGATCGATCTTGTTGATTACGGGGATGATGACGAGATTCGCTTCGATCGCCTTGTAGGCATTGGCCAGCGTCTGGGCCTGAATCCCTTGCACGGCATCCACCAGGAGCAGCACGCCTTCGCAGGCCGCCAGCGCGCGGCTCACTTCGTAGTGGAAGTCCACATGGCCCGGCGTATCGATCAGGTTGAGGGTGTAGGCGCCGGCCGGGGGTGGCGCGCCGACTCCGCCGCCGCTGCGAACAGAATCCACGCCGGCCGGTGCGTAGTCGTATCGCAGCCTCGCGCGATTGGCCTTGATCGTGATGCCCATTTCGCGCTCGAGATCCATGTCGTCGAGGAACTGGGCGCGGAACTCGCGGTCAGTGATCGCGCCGCAGCGCAGCAGCAACCGGTCGGCCAGCGTGCTCTTGCCGTGGTCGATGTGGGCGATGATGGAGAAATTGCGAATCCGGGAGTTGGGCATCGGGGGTGATTCTATCGCGAGTTGAGCGCGTTCGCAGATCGGCTGGCCGGCGGCGTTATTCCTGTTCGGCCGACTCGGGCGGCGCGTCGGGCGACGGCTCGTCGGCGGTCGGGTCGGTTCCGCACTTGGGGCAATTTCGCGGCTGTCCCTGGTCGTCGCGCTCTTCGAAGATTTCGCCGCACTTGGGGCACTTCACCGCAGGCACGCCGGTATACTTGCCGGAGAATGGGCTTAGCGCCTGAATGACCGTGACTTTTTCGCTGCGACGGGCCGAGGGCGCTTCGGCGTCGCCGGCGATCTGGCGGCGGACCATGCGCACATCGGTCGCGGACTCCGGTCCGCTTAACGAGAACGGTTTCTTTGCTTCAGTGCAGAACCAGTGCGTGCGCGTGTCGTCGGTGTCGGGGACTTCAACGGCCCCGGACGACATCCAGAAATAAAGAAACAGCGCGAGGCCGAGCATTCCCGCCGCGAACCCCGCTTTGATCTTTGTGCTTTTTTCCACCGGGGCGAATTGTCCGTGAGGGGCAGGCGGCGCACAAGCACCGCGAATCGCGGCGCATCAGGTTTGGCACACACTAGGCCTTAAACGCCGAGATTGATGTTCCGACGGAAGTTCCAGACTCGCCAGCCTGGCCGCACGGAGTACCGCGTGTCGAAGTACCGGTGCTCGGTGTGGCCGTCAAGAAACAGCATCGAGTGGAAGGAAAACTTCTTGTGCCAGCCGGGGCCGCGGCGGCCGTGGCCCTTCTCGTCGGCGCCAACAAACAACTGGTCGCATTGATTCTCCCACATGATGACGAACTCGGAGGCGTATCCGCCGACGTTGGCCTGCAACACGCGGCGACCCCACCACATCAGGTGCCGGTCGAACGAGTTTCCGCCAACGACCTGGTCGGTGACCATCTCCGGAATAATCGGGTCTTCGATGAAGAACCAGTTCATGCTGTAGCTCGTGCCGAAGGCCTCCCACGAACTCTTAACATCTTCGTTTTCGATGGGTGTCGGCCCGAATCCAATGGTCGGCGAAAGGGACGAAACGTCGCCGGGGCAACGCGTGACTTTCACGTCGGCCTTGCCGATGACCCCTTTGGCGAGGAACTTGTTCAGCGGTCGCAGTTCCGGCGGCACGAGGGCGAAGTCGGCGTTGTTCTCGCCGGGGTCGGGGCGCGGGGCGCGCTGCCCACCCCAGGAGTAACTGCTGTAGACATCCGTGCCGGGGTAGAAGTAATTCGTATTATTGAAGGTCTGGTGGATGTAGGTGAACGGCAGGTTGTCATTCCCGTCGGAGAGATACAACCCGATGGCCGACCCGATCTGTCGAAGGTTCGACATGCAGACCGTCTTCTTGCCCTGCTCTTTCGCGAGCGACAGCGCCGGCAGCAGGATCGAGAGCAGAACGGCAATGATCGAGATGACGACCAACAGCTCGATCAGCGTGAATCCGCGGCCACGGGTTAGCCGTGACGGGGTGCGATTCCGTGTCATCTTGCAGGCTCCAATCGGTCTGTTCGCGGGAGCGAATTTCCGGGCGGGCGACGGGCGACCACTCCACCACTTCACCAACCCCATTCTAAACGATTCACAGGCCGGGGTAAAGCGGGGCTTACTCGCGCTCTGCAGCGCCACGTAAGTCACATATGCCCCACAACCGGCAGCCCTTTGATCGTGTCCGATTTACGGGTCTGTTTGGCGAAACCCGGCGTTGATATTCCGTCATGGGCGATCAATCCCAATATGCTTGTTGTCGTCCTCGGTCTTGTTCTGCATCGAGTAATTGTTGTCTTGCCGGGCGTGGTTGACCTTGAGCTTCTGGCGATAGAGGTCCAACACGTCGGCGGCGGACATGCCCACGCACTGGGCCATCGAAATCCAGAAAAAGAGCAGGTCGATGACCTCGACGCGGGCGTTTTGCAGGTCGTGCAACTCAAACCGCCGGCCGGCCTTGGCCTCGGCGCACCAGTGCTTCCAATAGGTGCAGTTGCGAAGCTCCTCCAGCTCGTTGGCCGCCGCCATGATGTAGTTATTCAGCCACTCGCCGGCCTTTTTCGGGTCAAATTGCCGGCGCAGTTCGTCGGGATCAAAACCGATGCGGCGGTTCAGTTCCGACTGGTGCGCGAACATCTCTTCGAGCATGGAAGGGTCTCCGTTGGGGGGATCGGCACCGGTGGCGCGATCGGATTCGATACAGGTTACCGGCGTTCGGCACGATCTGCACGTTCGCGCTGTGGGCGAGCGCGGGCAGCTCCTTCACGCTGGCCGGGGAATGACGCGCTGGTAATACTCGGCATTGATCTGAACGTACTTGGCCCATTCGGGCGGCAGGGCGTCTTCTGGGAAGATCGCCTTCACGGGGCATTCATCGACGCAGAGGCCGCAGTCGATGCAGACGGCAGGGTCGATATAGAGCATTTCCTCGCGGTCGGAGTTCAACTCGTCTTTCGTGGGGTGGATGCAGTCCACGGGACAGACGGCGACGCATGCGCCGTCCTTCACGCCGATACACGGTTCCGCAATGACGTAGGTCATCTTCGCGCGCTCCCGCCAACACCCACTGTCATTGTAGGCCCGACGCGGGCGATTTCTGATTCGCGGCAGCGCCGTCCCGGCTCACGATGCGCGTGCAACGGGGCGAGACCATGTCGTATTCGATGCCGCGCCAGACGATTCGCCGCGTCCGCATCGAAGCGACCATCAGCGCGAGAAACATCAGGCCCGAAAACGTCACCGCGCTCAAGTCGGCCCACGCGTCGCGCCAGGTCGCGTCGGGCGGGTGCAGCACGCGTCGCACGGCTCGCTGCCGATACGCCGCGCGCCCGATGATCGCCGCAAGCAGCGCCATCCACGCCGCGAAGGCCGGCCACAGGACCCAATTCGCATCGAGCCAGCCGAACAGCGCCGCGAAGAAAACCGCCGCCGCCGCGGTGCCGCCGACCACGAGATTGAGACACAGCAACAGGCCCGCGCGCCAGGTGCGCGGCGAATAGACCCGTGTAATAATAATCTGCCGCAATGCGAACGACCAGAAGCCCGCGAGGGTCGTCGCGTCGCTGCTGGGGGCCAGCGCCTGCGGCACGAACCGAATGCGCAGCCCGGCGGCGCGCACGGCCCCGCTCAACGCGTAGTCGTCGGACACGGCGGCATCCCACGCGTCGCGCACGCCGCAGCGATCGAACACCTCGCGGAGGATCGCCGTGCCGCCGCCCCAGCAGAAATTGGACCGCTCATCGGCCAGAAGCGTGACCGTCGCCGCGTTCCACGCCGAGCGAAGTTGTGACGCCATGCCGCGGCCCGCCGTGTACCACCGGTAGCCTGTCGCCGCCCCGACCGACGGCTCCGCCAGCGGCGCCACGAGGTGGCCGAGCCAGTCGGCCCCGGGCACGGCATCGGAATCCAGAAAAACATAGACTTCTCGGTCCGCCGAGGCCGCCGCGACGGCCGCCAGCAGGTTGTGCACTTTTTGCCCACGCGCCGTCGCTTCGCCGGCCACCACGCGCCGCGCCGCGGGCCGATCCCATCCCGCCGTCATCGCGCCGATCGCGGGGTATGCGGAATCGCCGGCTGAAGCGAACGTGAAGACAACCTCGAAGTCGCCGTAGCACTGGGCCTTGAGCGCGGCGACCGTGTGCTCAAGTTTCTCGTCGATGCCGCAGCAGGGGAGGATGATGGCCACGCGCGGCTGGTGGCGAAACCGGCCCTGCCCGTCGAGCAGGGACGGCCCCGCGCGCACGCTCGCATCGACAAATCGATCGAACCGCCGCCCCTCGGCAAGGGCCGCCAGCGCGTGAACCATCGCCGCCAGCCAAAGCATCGCCGCGATCGCAATTATCCAATGCTCGCCGCTCATGTCGCTCGCCATCCTACGGCCCGCCGCGCGCCGCCTCAATTGAGCCGTCGGCGTTACAATCCGCGGCGTTACGGTTCACCGTGCCGCGCGGACTGCGTGCACCGCTCTCGCCACGTTCAGGATGCCATCGCCATGAAAAAAGCCATCGTGCTGGGCTGCGGCCTGGTCGGCCGGGCCATCGCCGAGGACCTCGCCGCGGACGCCGCGCTGGATGTTGCCGTCGCCGACGTGTCGGAGGCCAACCTCACCCGCACACGCGGCGACCTGCGCCTCCATCGCATGCAGGTTGATTTATCAACCGCCGAGGGCGTCGCCCGAGCCATCGCGCCGTTTGACATTGTCCTCGGCGCGATGCCCAGCGCGCTGGGGCTGATGGTTTTGCGCACGGTGATCGAAGCGCGCAAGCCCTACGCGGACATTTCATTCATGGCCGACGATGCAACCCAGCTGAGCGCGCTCGCCCGCGAGCGCGGCGTTACGGCAGTCGTTGATTGCGGCGTCGCACCGGGGCTGGCGAATGTCTTCATCGGCCGGGCCGCGGCGCAGCTCGCCCACGTGACGGACGCGGTGTACTACGTCGGCGGCCTGCCGCGCGCGCGAACCTGGCCCTACGAATACAAGGCGCCATTCGCGCCGCTCGACGTGCTGGAGGAATACACGCGACCGGCGCGATTCATCGAGAACGGCCAGATCGTGACGCGACCGGCGCTCTCGGAGCCGGAGCTGATGGACTTCGATCCGGTCGGCACCCTGGAAGCCTTCAACACCGATGGCCTGCGCAGCCTGCTTACGACAATCAAGGCCGACAACATGAAGGAAAAGACGCTGCGGTACCCGGGCCACGCGGCGATGATGCGCGTGCTGCGCGAGACAGGCTACTTCGGAAAAGAGGAGATCACCCTCAAAGGCGGCGCGAAAGTGCGGCCCATTGATGTCACCAGCCGCCTGCTGTTTCCGTTGTGGGAGCTGAAAGCCGGCGAGCCGGAGTTCACACTGCTGCACGTGCGCGTCGCGGGGTGCGATGGGGCGGGGGCGGCCGTGCGACATGTATATCATCTGTTCGATCAGAACGACGCGGCGACGGGGCACTCGTCGATGGCCCGAACGACGGGCTATCCGTGCGCGCTGGTCGCTCGAATGATCTTCGAAGGGCGAATCAAGGAGCCGGGGGTTCATCCGCCCGAAGTGCTCGGTCGCGATGAGGGCCTGGTGCGCGACCTGTTGCGGCGGCTTGAGACGCGCGGCGTGCGCGTGGAGTCGCGCGTCGAAGCGGTGGCGTAGCCCGGGTCAGACCTGGCGCTACGGCGTCGGCTGGTAGACTTTCGCACACACGTGATCGGCCACGCGATTGCCCTGCACGATGCCTTCGGACTTGTCGAACGACCAGTGGATGCCGAGATAAATTCGGCTTTGACCGTTCTCCTCCTCGGCTTGCGACAGGTTGGCGAAGCTGCGCGGCAGCAGAGGCCGGGGGTTGCCTTCGTTGTCGAGCGTGACGCCGTTCAACTCATCCGAGACAAATGTAAACGCGATGTCGTCGGTGCCGAAGACGTTTCGCAAGACCTGGAAAAGCGCGCCGCCGAAGCCGGCATGC includes these proteins:
- the lysDH gene encoding Lysine 6-dehydrogenase yields the protein MKKAIVLGCGLVGRAIAEDLAADAALDVAVADVSEANLTRTRGDLRLHRMQVDLSTAEGVARAIAPFDIVLGAMPSALGLMVLRTVIEARKPYADISFMADDATQLSALARERGVTAVVDCGVAPGLANVFIGRAAAQLAHVTDAVYYVGGLPRARTWPYEYKAPFAPLDVLEEYTRPARFIENGQIVTRPALSEPELMDFDPVGTLEAFNTDGLRSLLTTIKADNMKEKTLRYPGHAAMMRVLRETGYFGKEEITLKGGAKVRPIDVTSRLLFPLWELKAGEPEFTLLHVRVAGCDGAGAAVRHVYHLFDQNDAATGHSSMARTTGYPCALVARMIFEGRIKEPGVHPPEVLGRDEGLVRDLLRRLETRGVRVESRVEAVA
- the pgaC_5 gene encoding Poly-beta-1,6-N-acetyl-D-glucosamine synthase gives rise to the protein MSGEHWIIAIAAMLWLAAMVHALAALAEGRRFDRFVDASVRAGPSLLDGQGRFRHQPRVAIILPCCGIDEKLEHTVAALKAQCYGDFEVVFTFASAGDSAYPAIGAMTAGWDRPAARRVVAGEATARGQKVHNLLAAVAAASADREVYVFLDSDAVPGADWLGHLVAPLAEPSVGAATGYRWYTAGRGMASQLRSAWNAATVTLLADERSNFCWGGGTAILREVFDRCGVRDAWDAAVSDDYALSGAVRAAGLRIRFVPQALAPSSDATTLAGFWSFALRQIIITRVYSPRTWRAGLLLCLNLVVGGTAAAAVFFAALFGWLDANWVLWPAFAAWMALLAAIIGRAAYRQRAVRRVLHPPDATWRDAWADLSAVTFSGLMFLALMVASMRTRRIVWRGIEYDMVSPRCTRIVSRDGAAANQKSPASGLQ
- a CDS encoding Nucleotidyltransferase domain protein is translated as MVLDGQSPDQNRRIREIAAAHGASNVRVFGSRARGAAGPFSDLDILIDLEPGRSLLDVVAIKQDLEDALGCRVDVVTEAALSPYLRDSVLREAIAI
- a CDS encoding putative GTPase → MKETPTRILLAKVGLDGHDRGVKVLARGLRDAGMEVIYTGLWQTPAGAAKAAVEEDADVLGVSFHSAAHMTLVPIIMQEMQAHGRADMPVVIGGIIPHDDVPAMKAVGVSAILETESSMSAIVSTIQEQARAARAKRPRDGALDLLVTEAAKGSRAATGRLLTWVENDAGQEEPARRIPESKHPTIVVGMTGAPGVGKSTLIGRLLKELRSRDKRVAVLAVDPASPITGGALLGDRARMTQNAGDEGVFLRSSASRGELGGLAPTTGGMVRALRHAKYDVVIIETVGAGQNDVTVRKLARPVVLLLMPGAGDELQLDKAGITEVANVFVINKADLPGADRLDAQIRETLGSKRPVIKTVASHGEGIADLADVLLKTL
- a CDS encoding dUTPase, whose amino-acid sequence is MLEEMFAHQSELNRRIGFDPDELRRQFDPKKAGEWLNNYIMAAANELEELRNCTYWKHWCAEAKAGRRFELHDLQNARVEVIDLLFFWISMAQCVGMSAADVLDLYRQKLKVNHARQDNNYSMQNKTEDDNKHIGIDRP
- the lepA gene encoding Elongation factor 4; the protein is MPNSRIRNFSIIAHIDHGKSTLADRLLLRCGAITDREFRAQFLDDMDLEREMGITIKANRARLRYDYAPAGVDSVRSGGGVGAPPPAGAYTLNLIDTPGHVDFHYEVSRALAACEGVLLLVDAVQGIQAQTLANAYKAIEANLVIIPVINKIDLPAARPEDIALELEHVLGTSANESIFASAKSGIGVDEILRAVVERIPAPVGDRKAPLKALIYDAKVDVHRGVVCHMRVVDGAITKGDKVRLMAAGRTYQVSDVGVFTPKITSAASLSSGEVGYLFANIKTIHDVNIGETVTSESRPCDAPLPGYKPPQQMVFCDFYPGPGTTSAQLREAMEKLWLNDSSFNFQPTNSAALGIGFRCGFLGLLHMKIIQERLERESDVDLVQTAPTVGFEVLHNDGRVELIESPADLPQVEKIEEIREPYIRAEIILPSKYIGNVMKLSEERRGIHKKTDYLSTERVVMTYEFPLAEVIYDYFDRLKSVTSGYATMDYELIDFRPDDLVKLNILVNGSPVDALSVIVHRSRAEMRGRRLISRLKKEISRHLFEIPIQAAIGNKIIARETIKPVRKDVTAKCYGGDISRKRKLLEKQKEGKKRMKQVGSVAIPQSAFMAVLDTSEE
- the pulG_4 gene encoding Type II secretion system protein G precursor, which produces MTRNRTPSRLTRGRGFTLIELLVVISIIAVLLSILLPALSLAKEQGKKTVCMSNLRQIGSAIGLYLSDGNDNLPFTYIHQTFNNTNYFYPGTDVYSSYSWGGQRAPRPDPGENNADFALVPPELRPLNKFLAKGVIGKADVKVTRCPGDVSSLSPTIGFGPTPIENEDVKSSWEAFGTSYSMNWFFIEDPIIPEMVTDQVVGGNSFDRHLMWWGRRVLQANVGGYASEFVIMWENQCDQLFVGADEKGHGRRGPGWHKKFSFHSMLFLDGHTEHRYFDTRYSVRPGWRVWNFRRNINLGV
- the etfB gene encoding Electron transfer flavoprotein subunit beta translates to MKVLVLAKYVPESTTNIKVKADGSGIETAGVKFVMNPFCEFAVEAALQFKEKNPGAGVEITVLTLGPTAAVDVIRTAYAMGADHGVHLCDDAFNTLDELASARAIAAAIKDGGYELIFAGKHAIDYDSGQLGPALAEMLNWPHVGAVTAIEWGDGFKSATVRRRIEGAEEVVQVQLPALLTIEKGLCEPRYPSLPGLMKAKKRPVDTKNAAALGLAAADLSADAVGTRMGEFAPPPPRPPGRKLSGEPADMAKELVRILREEEKLI
- the fdxA gene encoding Ferredoxin 7Fe; this encodes MTYVIAEPCIGVKDGACVAVCPVDCIHPTKDELNSDREEMLYIDPAVCIDCGLCVDECPVKAIFPEDALPPEWAKYVQINAEYYQRVIPRPA